A single region of the Nocardioides aquaticus genome encodes:
- a CDS encoding sedoheptulose 7-phosphate cyclase, which produces MSDPQARLEATENAFHVEAYEKIDYSLLLTPHVFDPARPELADTFRPFGRCLMVIDEQVQALHGERAQAYFDHHGIDLTVVEVRIAETAKSLRTLEDIVDSFSDFGLLRKEQVLVVGGGLTTDVAGFACASYKRTTDYVRIPTTLIGLIDASVSIKVGANHGKFKNRLGAYHASKKVFLDFSLLQTLPTDQVRNGIAEIIKIATVSHAGIFESLEKYGDELLHSAFGYAEGAEHLREVSDSITYDAIRTMLELEVPNLHELDLDRVIAYGHTWSPTLELTPEPPLFHGHAIAVDMAFSATIAEQRGYITTADRDRVLALFSQLGLAIDSPYFTAELVERATASILQTRDGKLRAAVPRPIGTCHFVNDLTTEELATILAEHKRVAAGYPRGGEGVDQYTSSEKVGPQVPELPEAASA; this is translated from the coding sequence ATGAGCGACCCCCAGGCCCGGCTCGAGGCCACCGAGAACGCCTTCCACGTCGAGGCCTACGAGAAGATCGACTACTCGCTGCTCCTCACGCCCCACGTCTTCGACCCGGCGCGCCCCGAGCTCGCCGACACCTTCCGCCCCTTCGGGCGCTGCCTGATGGTGATCGACGAGCAGGTCCAGGCCCTGCACGGCGAGCGCGCGCAGGCGTACTTCGACCACCACGGCATCGACCTCACCGTCGTGGAGGTCCGGATCGCCGAGACCGCCAAGTCGCTGCGCACGCTCGAGGACATCGTCGACTCCTTCAGCGACTTCGGCCTGCTGCGCAAGGAGCAGGTCCTGGTCGTCGGCGGCGGCCTCACCACCGACGTGGCCGGCTTCGCGTGCGCCTCCTACAAGCGCACCACCGACTACGTGCGCATCCCGACCACCCTGATCGGGCTGATCGACGCCAGCGTCTCGATCAAGGTCGGCGCCAACCACGGCAAGTTCAAGAACCGCCTCGGCGCCTACCACGCCTCGAAGAAGGTCTTCCTCGACTTCTCGCTGCTCCAGACGCTGCCGACCGACCAGGTCCGCAACGGCATCGCCGAGATCATCAAGATCGCGACCGTCTCCCACGCCGGCATCTTCGAGTCGCTGGAGAAGTACGGCGACGAGCTGCTGCACAGCGCCTTCGGGTACGCCGAGGGCGCCGAGCACCTGCGCGAGGTGTCGGACTCGATCACCTACGACGCGATCCGCACCATGCTCGAGCTCGAGGTCCCGAACCTGCACGAGCTGGACCTGGACCGGGTGATCGCCTACGGCCACACCTGGAGCCCCACGCTCGAGCTCACGCCCGAGCCGCCCCTCTTCCACGGCCACGCGATCGCCGTCGACATGGCGTTCTCGGCCACCATCGCCGAGCAGCGCGGCTACATCACCACCGCCGACCGCGACCGCGTGCTGGCGCTCTTCAGCCAGCTCGGCCTAGCGATCGACAGCCCGTACTTCACCGCCGAGCTCGTCGAGCGGGCCACGGCGTCGATCCTGCAGACCCGCGACGGCAAGCTGCGCGCGGCCGTGCCGCGCCCGATCGGCACCTGCCACTTCGTCAACGACCTCACGACCGAGGAGCTCGCCACGATCCTGGCCGAGCACAAGCGCGTCGCCGCGGGCTACCCGCGCGGCGGTGAGGGCGTCGACCAGTACACCTCGAGCGAGAAGGTCGGCCCGCAGGTCCCCGAGCTGCCCGAGGCCGCCAGTGCCTGA
- a CDS encoding glycosyltransferase, whose product MRGRTVPGNRWDLLTDPADPADPADPADPAPPSVTVVVTHYRQPLELARTLHALSRQDHPAHRLQVVVADDGSPEPPEVPAGVEVVTHVHDGFGAAKARNRGAATATGEVLVFLDADTTPEPGYVSRVARLPGLAPEVVTTGHRRHADLSGVPADADVEVAGPAHELAAPTWLRDELARCRDLLDADETSLRLVLGAVVSCSAAMFAAVGGFDETFDRYGGEDWEWAHRAWTHGALLAHVPDAVAWHDGPDRAERPGWGTEGEGRERLLAETLAVGRRIPAPGLGPAGLSPDGAADPLVTLAPGLGGDALVVAVDSLLAALPRARVLATAEQHALLLGDHRVLVHPAGADHLTTAPARTAWRRLHLHAAVSGPPAAWTEHADLLRGADAAGHVQVTRGAPLVTWSTLRAERRAARWGRDDLHPRLTRPASPGLTAVGEDVTVQARWGGWR is encoded by the coding sequence GTGAGGGGCCGCACCGTCCCCGGCAACCGCTGGGACCTGCTGACCGACCCGGCCGACCCAGCCGACCCGGCCGACCCGGCCGACCCGGCCCCGCCGTCGGTGACCGTCGTCGTGACCCACTACCGGCAGCCGCTCGAGCTGGCGCGGACCCTCCACGCGCTCTCACGCCAGGACCACCCGGCCCACCGGCTGCAGGTGGTGGTCGCCGACGACGGCTCCCCGGAGCCGCCGGAGGTGCCCGCCGGGGTCGAGGTGGTCACGCACGTGCACGACGGGTTCGGGGCCGCCAAGGCCCGCAACCGGGGCGCCGCGACCGCGACCGGCGAGGTGCTGGTCTTCCTCGACGCGGACACCACCCCGGAGCCCGGGTACGTCTCCCGCGTCGCCCGCCTGCCCGGCCTCGCCCCCGAGGTCGTCACCACCGGGCACCGTCGGCACGCGGACCTGTCCGGCGTCCCCGCCGACGCCGACGTCGAGGTCGCCGGGCCGGCGCACGAGCTGGCGGCGCCCACCTGGCTGCGCGACGAGCTCGCACGCTGCCGCGACCTCCTGGACGCCGACGAGACCTCGTTGCGCCTGGTGCTCGGCGCGGTCGTGTCCTGCTCGGCGGCGATGTTCGCGGCGGTCGGCGGGTTCGACGAGACCTTCGACCGGTACGGCGGGGAGGACTGGGAGTGGGCGCACCGCGCCTGGACCCACGGCGCGCTGCTCGCGCACGTGCCCGACGCGGTGGCCTGGCACGACGGCCCCGACCGCGCCGAGCGCCCCGGCTGGGGCACCGAGGGCGAGGGCCGGGAGCGGCTGCTCGCCGAGACCCTCGCCGTCGGCCGGCGCATCCCCGCCCCCGGGCTGGGCCCGGCCGGGCTGTCCCCGGACGGGGCCGCGGACCCGCTGGTCACCCTGGCGCCCGGGCTCGGCGGCGACGCCCTGGTCGTCGCCGTCGACAGCCTGCTGGCCGCGCTGCCCCGCGCCCGGGTGCTCGCGACGGCGGAGCAGCACGCGCTGCTGCTCGGGGACCACCGGGTCCTCGTGCACCCCGCCGGCGCGGACCACCTCACGACGGCACCGGCCCGCACCGCGTGGCGGCGCCTGCACCTGCACGCCGCGGTCAGCGGACCGCCCGCGGCCTGGACCGAGCACGCCGACCTGCTGCGCGGCGCCGACGCCGCGGGGCACGTCCAGGTGACCCGCGGCGCGCCGCTCGTGACGTGGTCGACCCTGCGCGCCGAGCGCCGCGCCGCCCGCTGGGGGCGCGACGACCTGCACCCCCGCCTCACCCGCCCTGCGTCGCCCGGTCTGACCGCGGTCGGCGAGGACGTGACCGTCCAGGCGCGCTGGGGCGGTTGGCGCTGA
- a CDS encoding zinc-binding alcohol dehydrogenase family protein, whose translation MTSTPAPTTTTAWVARGGRGPDDEDAFAETTVEVAAPEGHDLRVRVAAVSVNPVDTKVHAGLTEGTRQLGWDASGVVESVGSAVTRFGPGDEVYYAGDLTRPGTDAGLHLVDERVVGHKPATLDHAQAASLPLTAITAWETLFDRFGLTPGDRGRTGTLLVVGGAGGVGSVLVQLARQLTGLTVVATAGREESREWVQGLGAHHVVDRHDLVAAVREIAPDGVDLVFTAHSAGNVEAFAEVLRPFGEVVAIDDPEQLDLLPLKGKSIAWRWELMFTRSMQGTADLVEQGRLLDEVARLVDAGTLRHTATTVVEGLDAATLRAAHRQLASGSTIGKVVLTVRA comes from the coding sequence ATGACCAGCACCCCCGCCCCCACCACCACGACCGCCTGGGTGGCCCGCGGCGGCCGCGGGCCCGACGACGAGGACGCCTTCGCCGAGACCACCGTCGAGGTGGCCGCGCCCGAGGGTCACGACCTCCGGGTACGAGTGGCCGCGGTGTCGGTCAACCCGGTCGACACCAAGGTCCACGCCGGCCTGACCGAGGGCACGCGCCAGCTCGGCTGGGACGCCTCCGGCGTGGTCGAGTCCGTCGGTTCCGCGGTGACGCGTTTCGGCCCGGGCGACGAGGTCTACTACGCCGGCGACCTGACCCGGCCGGGCACCGACGCCGGGCTGCACCTGGTCGACGAGCGGGTCGTCGGGCACAAGCCGGCCACGCTCGACCACGCGCAGGCGGCGTCGCTGCCGCTGACGGCGATCACCGCGTGGGAGACGCTCTTCGACCGGTTCGGCCTGACCCCGGGCGACCGCGGGCGCACCGGCACGCTGCTGGTCGTGGGCGGTGCCGGCGGCGTCGGGTCGGTGCTGGTGCAGCTCGCCCGGCAGCTGACGGGACTCACCGTCGTGGCGACCGCGGGCCGCGAGGAGAGCCGGGAGTGGGTGCAGGGGCTCGGAGCGCACCACGTCGTCGACCGCCACGACCTCGTGGCCGCGGTGCGGGAGATCGCCCCGGACGGGGTCGACCTCGTCTTCACCGCCCACTCGGCCGGCAACGTCGAGGCGTTCGCCGAGGTGCTGCGGCCCTTCGGCGAGGTCGTGGCCATCGACGACCCCGAGCAGCTCGACCTGCTGCCGCTCAAGGGCAAGTCGATCGCGTGGCGCTGGGAGCTGATGTTCACCCGCTCGATGCAGGGCACCGCCGACCTGGTCGAGCAGGGCCGGCTCCTGGACGAGGTCGCCCGCCTGGTCGACGCCGGCACGCTGCGCCACACCGCGACCACCGTCGTCGAGGGACTCGACGCCGCGACCCTGCGCGCGGCGCACCGCCAGCTCGCGTCCGGCTCGACGATCGGCAAGGTCGTCCTCACGGTCCGCGCCTGA
- a CDS encoding TauD/TfdA dioxygenase family protein, translating to MQTEILEPVGVRVTDVDLTHPDADLWPVLRALLAEHGVAVLPGQEIDDDAFLAFLQGFGELAFTAGETPLEGYPDLNLISNVGRETPPVSNFHVDTSYVAQPPAYTALRAVSIPAAGGATQFTNQYRAYETLPADLCETLEGRTITHVVTGVDLGPDDEAAADHPVFRPHPVTGRPALYLTSPKRCSAISGMSPAETEETVATLLAHSTRPENVLDHAWAPGDVVIWDNAAVLHRADHAGVVGDRVMHRGMVGAYAAG from the coding sequence ATGCAGACCGAGATCCTCGAGCCCGTCGGCGTCCGCGTCACCGACGTCGACCTGACCCACCCCGACGCCGACCTGTGGCCGGTGCTGCGCGCGCTGCTCGCCGAGCACGGTGTGGCGGTGCTGCCCGGCCAGGAGATCGACGACGACGCGTTCCTCGCCTTCCTGCAGGGCTTCGGCGAGCTCGCCTTCACCGCGGGCGAGACGCCCCTGGAGGGCTACCCCGACCTGAACCTGATCAGCAACGTCGGGCGCGAGACGCCGCCGGTGAGCAACTTCCACGTCGACACCTCCTACGTCGCGCAGCCCCCGGCGTACACCGCGCTGCGCGCGGTGAGCATCCCCGCGGCCGGCGGCGCGACGCAGTTCACCAACCAGTACCGCGCCTACGAGACGCTGCCGGCCGACCTGTGCGAGACGCTCGAGGGCCGCACGATCACCCACGTGGTGACCGGCGTCGACCTCGGCCCCGACGACGAGGCCGCCGCCGACCACCCGGTCTTCCGCCCGCACCCGGTCACCGGCCGCCCGGCGCTGTACCTGACCAGCCCGAAGCGCTGCTCGGCGATCAGCGGGATGAGCCCGGCGGAGACCGAGGAGACGGTCGCGACGCTGCTGGCCCACTCCACCCGCCCCGAGAACGTCCTCGACCACGCCTGGGCGCCCGGCGACGTCGTGATCTGGGACAACGCCGCCGTCCTCCACCGTGCCGACCACGCCGGCGTCGTGGGCGACCGGGTCATGCACCGCGGGATGGTCGGGGCGTACGCCGCGGGCTGA
- a CDS encoding D-alanine--D-alanine ligase family protein — translation MTEPTAVTVLHLAGSSTSDFYADVSRLYAADCLEATAGERYEFHVAYVTPDGRWRFPADLSAAAIDAAEPTDLPGAVARIAALAPDVMVPQMFCVAGMTHYRALFDLLGVPYLGNTPDVMAVGADKARASAVVGARGVRVPASQVVRPGDAVTLDLPVVVKPVDADNSLGVTLVRDAADLPAAVEAACAHAVGARRALVETYVELGREVRCGVVDVDGELVALPLEEYAVDATTKPIRDEADKLRRAEDGELGLVAKDAEHAWIVADDDPVVARVQEAALRCYDALGCRHYGLFDFRVDPDGEPYFLEAGLYCSYARTSVVAVMAGAAGIDLDRLFALAVDDALTSPPASPAARPRPQE, via the coding sequence ATGACCGAGCCGACCGCCGTCACCGTGCTGCACCTCGCGGGCTCGTCGACCAGCGACTTCTACGCCGACGTCTCCCGGCTCTACGCCGCCGACTGCCTCGAGGCCACCGCGGGGGAGCGGTACGAGTTCCACGTCGCCTACGTGACCCCCGACGGCCGGTGGCGCTTCCCGGCCGACCTGTCCGCAGCCGCGATCGACGCCGCGGAGCCGACCGACCTGCCCGGTGCCGTCGCCCGCATCGCCGCGCTCGCGCCCGACGTGATGGTGCCGCAGATGTTCTGCGTGGCCGGGATGACCCACTACCGGGCGCTGTTCGACCTGCTCGGCGTGCCCTACCTCGGCAACACCCCCGACGTGATGGCGGTGGGCGCCGACAAGGCCCGCGCCTCGGCGGTCGTCGGCGCGCGTGGCGTCCGGGTGCCGGCCTCGCAGGTCGTCCGGCCCGGCGACGCGGTCACCCTCGACCTGCCGGTCGTGGTGAAGCCGGTCGACGCCGACAACTCCCTGGGCGTGACGCTGGTCCGCGACGCCGCCGACCTGCCCGCGGCCGTCGAGGCCGCCTGCGCGCACGCCGTCGGCGCGCGGCGGGCGCTGGTCGAGACCTACGTCGAGCTCGGCCGCGAGGTCCGCTGCGGCGTCGTCGACGTCGACGGGGAGCTGGTGGCGCTGCCGCTGGAGGAGTACGCCGTCGACGCCACCACCAAGCCGATCCGCGACGAGGCCGACAAGCTGCGTCGCGCCGAGGACGGAGAGCTCGGCCTGGTCGCCAAGGACGCCGAGCACGCCTGGATCGTGGCCGACGACGACCCCGTCGTCGCGCGCGTGCAGGAGGCCGCGCTGCGCTGCTACGACGCGTTGGGCTGCCGGCACTACGGGCTCTTCGACTTCCGGGTCGACCCCGACGGCGAGCCGTACTTCCTCGAGGCCGGCCTCTACTGCTCCTACGCCCGCACCAGCGTCGTGGCCGTGATGGCCGGCGCCGCCGGGATCGACCTCGACCGGCTGTTCGCCCTCGCCGTCGACGACGCCCTCACCAGCCCCCCAGCCAGCCCTGCCGCCCGTCCCCGACCCCAGGAGTGA
- a CDS encoding HAD-IA family hydrolase: protein MIVTFDLFSALTDTRTGASRTFDAIARRRGWSQTGEELYDRWDGCNKAAQRTAEHPTSFREVSLGALAEAYGALGVDPALAGADLAELHAGAGDWPLWPDVAAGVAAVAEQARVGLLSNVDDDLARLTRAHALVDPSLVLSSQRLGAFKPDPRIYAAAVDAAAPDRLIHVAASARDVRGALEAGIDVVRLVRPGHAVDPDGPAPAHEVTDAAELPAVRRDLARRA, encoded by the coding sequence GTGATCGTCACCTTCGACCTGTTCAGCGCCCTCACCGACACCCGCACCGGCGCCTCCCGCACGTTCGACGCGATCGCCCGGCGGCGCGGGTGGTCGCAGACCGGTGAGGAGCTCTACGACCGGTGGGACGGCTGCAACAAGGCCGCCCAGCGCACCGCCGAGCACCCCACCTCGTTCCGCGAGGTCTCGCTGGGCGCCCTCGCGGAGGCCTACGGCGCCCTCGGCGTCGACCCGGCCCTCGCCGGGGCCGACCTCGCCGAGCTGCACGCCGGGGCGGGCGACTGGCCGCTGTGGCCCGACGTCGCTGCCGGCGTCGCCGCGGTCGCCGAGCAGGCGCGGGTGGGGCTGCTGTCGAACGTCGACGACGACCTGGCCCGGCTGACCCGGGCCCACGCGCTCGTCGACCCGTCCCTGGTGCTGAGCTCGCAGCGGCTCGGCGCCTTCAAGCCGGACCCGCGGATCTACGCCGCCGCCGTCGACGCGGCCGCGCCCGACCGGCTCATCCACGTGGCCGCCTCGGCGCGCGACGTGCGCGGCGCGCTCGAGGCCGGCATCGACGTCGTCCGGCTGGTCCGTCCGGGCCATGCCGTGGACCCCGACGGGCCCGCCCCCGCCCACGAGGTCACCGACGCCGCCGAGCTGCCGGCGGTCCGGCGCGACCTGGCCCGGCGGGCGTAG
- a CDS encoding DUF4190 domain-containing protein, translated as MTQPPPESPYGNNPNQPGQPNPYGSQPDQYGNQPNQYGNQPPQYGNQQYGGQPQSQKKGLAITALVLGILGLLGSIFVVGGLLSIFAIILGVVALIQSRKPTHGGKGLAISGIVLGVIGLVIAGAILAFVGSIFGDIAQCVDDAGGDQAAIDQCEREFNEQYTN; from the coding sequence ATGACCCAGCCCCCTCCCGAGAGCCCGTACGGCAACAACCCGAACCAGCCGGGCCAGCCGAACCCCTACGGCAGCCAGCCCGACCAGTACGGCAACCAGCCGAACCAGTACGGCAACCAGCCGCCTCAGTACGGCAACCAGCAGTACGGCGGCCAGCCGCAGTCGCAGAAGAAGGGCCTGGCCATCACCGCGCTGGTGCTCGGCATCCTGGGCCTGCTCGGCAGCATCTTCGTGGTCGGCGGCCTGCTGAGCATCTTCGCGATCATCCTCGGCGTCGTCGCGCTGATCCAGAGCAGGAAGCCGACGCACGGCGGCAAGGGCCTGGCCATCTCCGGCATCGTGCTGGGGGTGATCGGCCTGGTGATCGCCGGCGCGATCCTCGCCTTCGTCGGATCGATCTTCGGCGACATCGCCCAGTGCGTCGACGACGCCGGCGGCGACCAGGCCGCGATCGACCAGTGCGAGCGGGAGTTCAACGAGCAGTACACGAACTGA
- a CDS encoding carbon starvation CstA family protein, with amino-acid sequence MSTSTTSRPPGDAAPQPRRADRATPRSIAVWVLVALVGATCWVVLALSRGESVSALWILFAALSSYLIAYRFYSRFIARRVLQLDDTRATPAERLENGTDFEVTDRRVLFGHHFAAIAGAGPLVGPVLAAQMGYLPGTIWIVVGVIAAGAVQDMVVLFFSMRRDGKSLGQMVREEIGVVGGTAALIAVFAIMIILLAVLALVVVNALAESPWGVFSIGLTIPIALLMGFYLRFWRPGKVLEVTGIGVVLLLAAIIGGGYVENSALGDTLTLSPETLTIALVLYGFVASILPVWMLLTPRDYLSTFMKIGVILLLAVGLVLARPVLENQAVTDFASSGEGPVFAGSLFPFLFITIACGALSGFHALIGSGTTPKMLAKENQVRMIGYGGMLMESFVAISALIAASVIDQGLYFAINSPAAATGGTIQGATEFVNGLGFTLTPETLEAAAASVEEDLVSRTGGAPTLAFGISQIFATAFGGGLAAFWYHFAIMFEALFILTAVDAGTRVGRFMLQDTVGNVWKRFGDTSWKPASWSASAVVVACWGYMLYVGVTDPLGGINQLFPLFGIANQLLAAIALTLCVTLFLKHGWLRWVWVPGIPLVWDLVVTMTASYQKVFSDNPLIGYFAQADRYRAARDAGEVLAPATDASQMDTVVFNSTLNGILQASFAVLVLVILANAVLVWVRAISRGSLPTTEVPAQPSQLVAPADFVATAEEKEAVRAWEERQHEDVGARR; translated from the coding sequence ATGTCCACGTCCACCACCTCGCGACCACCCGGGGACGCGGCCCCGCAGCCGCGCCGCGCGGACCGCGCCACCCCGCGCTCGATCGCCGTCTGGGTGCTCGTCGCCCTCGTCGGGGCCACCTGCTGGGTCGTCCTCGCGCTCAGCCGCGGCGAGTCCGTCTCGGCGCTGTGGATCCTGTTCGCGGCGCTGTCGTCGTACCTGATCGCCTACCGCTTCTACTCGCGGTTCATCGCGCGCCGGGTGCTGCAGCTCGACGACACGCGGGCCACCCCGGCCGAGCGGCTGGAGAACGGCACCGACTTCGAGGTCACCGACCGCCGGGTGCTCTTCGGGCACCACTTCGCCGCGATCGCCGGCGCCGGTCCGCTGGTCGGGCCGGTCCTGGCCGCCCAGATGGGCTACCTGCCCGGCACGATCTGGATCGTCGTCGGCGTGATCGCCGCCGGCGCGGTGCAGGACATGGTCGTGCTGTTCTTCTCGATGCGCCGCGACGGCAAGTCGCTGGGCCAGATGGTGCGCGAGGAGATCGGCGTGGTCGGCGGCACCGCCGCGCTGATCGCGGTCTTCGCGATCATGATCATCCTGCTCGCGGTGCTGGCGCTGGTCGTGGTCAACGCCCTGGCGGAGTCGCCGTGGGGCGTGTTCTCGATCGGGCTGACCATCCCGATCGCGCTGCTGATGGGCTTCTACCTGCGCTTCTGGCGTCCCGGCAAGGTCCTCGAGGTCACCGGGATCGGCGTCGTGCTGCTGCTCGCCGCGATCATCGGCGGCGGCTACGTCGAGAACAGCGCGCTCGGCGACACCCTCACCCTCTCGCCGGAGACGCTGACCATCGCGCTGGTGCTGTACGGCTTCGTCGCCTCGATCCTGCCGGTGTGGATGCTGCTGACCCCGCGCGACTACCTGTCGACGTTCATGAAGATCGGCGTCATCCTGCTGCTGGCGGTCGGCCTCGTGCTGGCCCGCCCGGTGCTGGAGAACCAGGCCGTCACCGACTTCGCCTCGAGCGGCGAGGGCCCGGTCTTCGCCGGGTCGCTGTTCCCGTTCCTCTTCATCACCATCGCCTGCGGCGCGCTGTCCGGCTTCCACGCCCTGATCGGCTCCGGCACGACGCCGAAGATGCTGGCCAAGGAGAACCAGGTCCGGATGATCGGCTACGGCGGCATGCTGATGGAGTCCTTCGTGGCCATCTCCGCGCTGATCGCGGCCAGCGTCATCGACCAGGGCCTCTACTTCGCCATCAACTCCCCGGCGGCCGCGACCGGCGGCACCATCCAGGGCGCGACCGAGTTCGTCAACGGCCTCGGCTTCACGCTGACCCCCGAGACCCTCGAGGCCGCGGCGGCGTCGGTCGAGGAGGACCTGGTCTCGCGCACCGGTGGCGCCCCGACGCTGGCCTTCGGCATCTCGCAGATCTTCGCCACCGCGTTCGGCGGCGGGCTGGCGGCGTTCTGGTACCACTTCGCGATCATGTTCGAGGCGCTGTTCATCCTGACCGCCGTCGACGCCGGCACCCGCGTGGGCCGCTTCATGCTCCAAGACACCGTCGGCAACGTCTGGAAGCGCTTCGGCGACACCTCCTGGAAGCCCGCGTCGTGGTCGGCCTCGGCGGTCGTGGTCGCCTGCTGGGGCTACATGCTCTACGTCGGGGTGACCGACCCGCTGGGCGGCATCAACCAGCTCTTCCCGCTGTTCGGCATCGCCAACCAGCTCCTGGCCGCGATCGCGCTGACGCTCTGCGTGACGCTGTTCCTCAAGCACGGCTGGCTGAGGTGGGTCTGGGTGCCGGGCATCCCGCTGGTGTGGGACCTCGTGGTGACGATGACCGCGAGCTACCAGAAGGTCTTCTCCGACAACCCGCTGATCGGGTACTTCGCCCAGGCCGACCGCTACCGCGCCGCCCGCGACGCCGGCGAGGTGCTCGCCCCGGCGACGGACGCGAGCCAGATGGACACCGTCGTCTTCAACTCGACCCTCAACGGGATCCTGCAGGCCAGCTTCGCAGTGCTCGTGCTGGTGATCCTCGCGAACGCCGTGCTGGTGTGGGTGCGCGCGATCAGCCGCGGGTCGCTGCCGACCACCGAGGTCCCGGCCCAGCCCTCGCAGCTGGTCGCCCCGGCCGACTTCGTCGCCACGGCGGAGGAGAAGGAGGCCGTGCGCGCCTGGGAGGAGCGGCAGCACGAGGACGTGGGGGCCCGACGGTGA
- a CDS encoding YbdD/YjiX family protein: MSAPTARAVPGPGPVRRALAGVRWYARELSGEAKWDEYLARCDRDGTEPMTRRAFERHRDHVREGATQGRCC, encoded by the coding sequence GTGAGCGCCCCGACGGCGCGGGCCGTGCCGGGCCCGGGGCCCGTACGCCGGGCGCTGGCCGGCGTGCGCTGGTACGCCCGGGAGCTCAGCGGCGAGGCGAAGTGGGACGAGTACCTGGCCCGCTGCGACCGCGACGGCACCGAGCCGATGACCCGCCGCGCGTTCGAGCGCCACCGCGACCACGTGCGGGAGGGCGCGACCCAGGGTCGGTGCTGCTGA
- a CDS encoding O-methyltransferase gives MPDPRPVTPLGIAADLLEQVEKRLAGVDGVGDDVRADLARATSLVAGLDPYVAAVTSPASPALEALETRTRQADWGTRTEQAGLVLEQEMLSGHVEGRFLAFLVHATRARRVLEVGMFTGYSALTMAEAVGAGGSVVACELDPATAAFAQDCFASSEAGERITVEVGPAADTLVRLADDGALFDLVFVDADKPGYAGYLDAVLGTGPDDPGLLADGGVVCVDNTLLQGEPWAATAGSANGRAVAAFNERVAADPRVEQVLVPLRDGVTLLRRV, from the coding sequence GTGCCTGACCCGCGTCCGGTCACGCCGCTGGGCATCGCCGCCGACCTGCTGGAGCAGGTGGAGAAGCGCCTGGCCGGGGTGGACGGCGTCGGCGACGACGTCCGGGCCGACCTGGCCCGGGCCACGTCGCTGGTCGCCGGCCTCGACCCGTACGTCGCGGCGGTCACCAGCCCGGCCTCGCCGGCGCTCGAGGCGCTCGAGACGCGGACCCGCCAGGCCGACTGGGGCACCCGCACCGAGCAGGCCGGCCTGGTGCTGGAGCAGGAGATGCTCTCGGGGCACGTCGAGGGCCGCTTCCTGGCCTTCCTGGTGCACGCCACCCGGGCCCGTCGGGTGCTCGAGGTCGGCATGTTCACCGGCTACTCCGCGCTGACCATGGCCGAGGCGGTCGGTGCCGGCGGCAGCGTCGTGGCCTGCGAGCTCGACCCGGCCACCGCGGCCTTCGCCCAGGACTGCTTCGCCTCCTCCGAGGCCGGCGAGCGGATCACCGTCGAGGTCGGCCCCGCCGCCGACACCCTCGTCCGGCTCGCCGACGACGGCGCGCTCTTCGACCTGGTCTTCGTCGACGCCGACAAGCCCGGGTACGCCGGCTACCTCGACGCCGTGCTCGGCACCGGTCCGGACGACCCGGGGCTGCTCGCCGACGGCGGCGTGGTCTGCGTCGACAACACCCTGCTGCAGGGCGAGCCCTGGGCGGCGACGGCCGGGTCGGCCAACGGCCGGGCGGTGGCGGCGTTCAACGAGCGGGTGGCCGCCGACCCGCGGGTCGAGCAGGTGCTGGTGCCGCTGCGCGACGGCGTCACCCTGCTGCGACGGGTCTGA